The proteins below are encoded in one region of Paenibacillus albus:
- a CDS encoding adenine phosphoribosyltransferase, whose translation MNYKDYIRIIPDYPQPGIKFKDITTLTNNGPVYAAAIDAIKQAVADKQIDLVAGPEARGFIIGAPLAISLGAGFVPIRKSGKLPGEVVEASYDLEYGKDKLAIHKDAIKPGQRVLIADDLLATGGTIATSINLIRQLGGEVVGSAFLIELGYLDGRTKLDGIDIFSLMTF comes from the coding sequence ATGAATTATAAAGATTACATTCGCATTATTCCGGACTACCCGCAGCCGGGCATCAAATTTAAAGACATTACAACGTTGACAAACAATGGTCCGGTATATGCCGCTGCAATCGACGCAATCAAACAAGCGGTTGCAGACAAGCAAATCGACCTGGTTGCAGGACCGGAAGCTCGCGGATTTATCATCGGCGCGCCGCTTGCAATCTCTCTTGGCGCGGGCTTCGTGCCAATCCGCAAGAGCGGCAAACTGCCAGGAGAAGTTGTAGAGGCTTCATATGATCTTGAATATGGCAAAGACAAGCTTGCAATCCATAAGGATGCGATCAAACCTGGTCAACGCGTTCTCATTGCAGATGACTTGCTGGCAACTGGCGGTACTATTGCGACGTCAATCAACCTCATTCGTCAGCTTGGCGGCGAAGTGGTTGGATCTGCGTTCTTGATCGAGCTCGGCTACCTCGACGGTCGGACGAAGCTTGACGGCATCGATATTTTCTCACTGATGACTTTCTAA
- a CDS encoding RelA/SpoT family protein, with product MGIEQLLDKASTYLKEQDLTRIKEAYEFADQAHHGQVRKSGEPYILHPVAVAEILVNMQMDVLSIIAALLHDVVEDTTVPLEEVRSRFGDACAAVVDGLTKLEKIKFRSKEEQQNENYRKMFVAMAQDIRVILIKLADRLHNMRTLKYQSEEAQRRVAYETLEIFCPIAHRLGMSAIKWEMEDIALRYLNPQQYYRIANLMKKKRAEREQYIADVIGRIREKLEDMGIEGDISGRPKHIYSIYKKMTARSKQFNEIYDLLAIRIIVDNIKDCYATLGIIHTLWKPMPGRFKDYIAMPKANMYQSLHTTVIGPTGEPTEVQIRTWDMHRTSEFGIAAHWAYKEGGVVPAGSFEDKMTLFREIIELQNDASDASEFVESLKMDFFSDLVFVFTPKGEVFELPAGAVPLDFAYRVHTEVGNRTIGSKVNGRIVPLDYKLKTGDIVEILTSKHSYGPSQDWVKIAQSSHARNKIKQWFKKERREENVLKGRDLIERELKRLGLEPSSFMSDSQLQEAALKFTFNDIDDMLSAVGFGGITAAQICTKLTEKMRREAEEANQIELTNEMKEVKSAPAHQRKSRPTHGVVVKGVDNLLVRFARCCNPVPGDVIVGYITRGRGVSVHRSDCLNLSSSADGEEAARMIEVEWEQSVEANYSVDIEITGHDRPGLLNEVLQAVSESKTNISAVSGRSDKNKLAMIHMTVLIRNIEHLGAVVERIKRVKDIYSVQRIMQ from the coding sequence ATGGGCATAGAGCAATTACTCGACAAAGCATCGACCTATTTGAAGGAACAAGATTTGACACGGATTAAGGAAGCTTACGAATTTGCCGATCAAGCCCATCACGGGCAAGTGCGCAAATCTGGAGAGCCGTATATCTTACATCCTGTCGCGGTTGCAGAAATTCTCGTCAACATGCAGATGGATGTGTTGTCGATTATTGCTGCTCTACTTCATGATGTCGTGGAAGATACAACTGTTCCGCTTGAAGAGGTTCGGTCCCGGTTCGGAGATGCTTGCGCTGCTGTCGTCGATGGCCTGACCAAGCTGGAGAAGATCAAATTCCGCTCCAAAGAAGAGCAGCAGAATGAGAACTACCGCAAAATGTTCGTTGCCATGGCGCAGGACATCCGAGTTATCCTCATTAAGCTTGCAGACCGCCTTCACAATATGCGGACGCTCAAATATCAATCCGAAGAAGCCCAGCGCCGTGTCGCTTATGAGACGCTGGAGATTTTCTGTCCCATTGCTCACCGACTTGGTATGTCGGCGATTAAGTGGGAGATGGAGGATATCGCGCTTCGTTACTTGAATCCGCAGCAGTATTACCGAATCGCTAACCTCATGAAGAAGAAGCGGGCGGAGCGTGAGCAATACATTGCCGACGTAATCGGCCGGATTCGCGAGAAGCTTGAGGATATGGGCATCGAAGGCGACATTTCGGGCCGTCCTAAGCACATTTACAGCATTTATAAGAAGATGACCGCGCGCAGCAAGCAGTTTAACGAAATTTATGATTTGCTGGCGATTCGGATTATCGTTGACAATATTAAAGATTGCTACGCCACGCTTGGCATCATCCATACGCTGTGGAAGCCGATGCCGGGCAGGTTCAAAGACTATATCGCCATGCCAAAAGCGAACATGTATCAGTCGCTCCATACGACTGTCATTGGACCGACAGGCGAACCGACGGAGGTTCAAATCCGCACATGGGATATGCACCGTACTTCGGAGTTCGGTATCGCGGCACACTGGGCCTACAAGGAAGGCGGCGTTGTGCCGGCTGGTTCCTTCGAGGACAAAATGACGCTGTTCCGTGAAATTATCGAGCTGCAGAACGATGCGAGCGATGCTTCGGAGTTCGTGGAATCGCTCAAGATGGATTTCTTCTCGGATCTTGTATTCGTGTTCACGCCGAAAGGCGAAGTATTCGAGCTGCCTGCCGGCGCTGTTCCTCTTGATTTTGCCTATCGTGTCCATACTGAGGTCGGCAATCGGACAATCGGTTCGAAGGTCAATGGCCGTATCGTTCCGCTTGATTACAAGCTCAAAACCGGCGATATTGTGGAGATTTTGACCTCGAAGCATTCATACGGTCCTAGCCAGGACTGGGTTAAGATTGCCCAATCTTCGCATGCGCGCAACAAGATCAAGCAATGGTTCAAGAAAGAAAGACGCGAAGAGAACGTGCTTAAGGGCCGCGATCTGATTGAGCGTGAGCTGAAGCGGCTGGGTCTTGAACCGTCTAGCTTTATGTCGGACTCGCAGCTTCAGGAAGCAGCGCTTAAATTCACGTTTAATGATATTGATGATATGCTGTCAGCGGTCGGTTTCGGCGGCATCACGGCGGCTCAGATCTGCACGAAGCTGACGGAGAAGATGCGCCGCGAAGCGGAGGAAGCGAACCAGATCGAGCTGACGAACGAGATGAAGGAAGTGAAGTCAGCGCCGGCGCATCAGCGCAAATCGCGTCCAACGCATGGCGTTGTCGTCAAAGGCGTCGACAATCTGCTCGTTCGGTTCGCACGCTGCTGCAACCCTGTTCCAGGTGATGTGATCGTCGGTTACATTACGCGCGGACGCGGCGTTTCCGTTCACCGTTCGGATTGCCTCAATCTCTCCTCAAGCGCAGATGGTGAAGAGGCTGCTCGTATGATCGAAGTCGAGTGGGAGCAGTCTGTTGAAGCGAATTACAGCGTTGATATTGAGATTACGGGACATGATCGTCCTGGCTTGCTTAATGAGGTGCTGCAGGCTGTATCGGAGAGCAAAACGAATATTTCCGCCGTGTCAGGCCGTTCGGACAAGAATAAATTAGCGATGATTCATATGACGGTGCTCATCCGCAACATCGAACATTTGGGAGCTGTCGTGGAGCGCATCAAACGGGTGAAAGATATTTATTCGGTTCAGCGGATTATGCAGTAA